A region from the Candidatus Melainabacteria bacterium genome encodes:
- a CDS encoding aspartate kinase — MPILVQKFGGTSVRDAICIRRVAKIATDAQKNGYQVVVVVSAMGDTTDNLIDLARDITTKPDPREYDLLLSTGEQISIPLVAMAIHDLGVKAISQTGLQVGILTEDRHGKARITEIKTTKIKKYLNEGNIVVIAGFQGISETTGEITTLGRGGSDTTAVALAVALGAERCDIYTDVDAVYTTDPDIVKDASRLKIISYEEMLELASLGAQVLHPRSVEIAKNYNMPMRVRGSFKSQDEGTLVQGVATMEINNPVSGVALDESQARVAIIGVPDKPGIAAKVFESLAKKNISVDMIVQSTSQDGVNEIAFTVDKDMLDETKKAAQAIVKEINAKDMTCDVNIAKVSIVGAGMIGRPGIAAAMFKALADSSINIQMISTSEIKVSCVVDVKDGEKAVKAIHKVFELDKVNKEKEKV, encoded by the coding sequence ATGCCAATACTTGTCCAAAAATTTGGTGGAACATCAGTTCGTGATGCTATTTGTATAAGACGAGTAGCAAAAATTGCAACTGATGCACAAAAAAATGGCTATCAAGTAGTAGTTGTAGTTTCTGCAATGGGTGATACAACCGATAACTTAATTGATCTTGCAAGAGACATTACAACTAAACCAGATCCAAGAGAATATGATCTCTTACTTTCAACCGGTGAACAAATAAGTATCCCACTTGTAGCAATGGCAATTCATGATCTTGGTGTAAAAGCAATTTCACAGACAGGTTTACAAGTGGGTATTTTGACAGAAGATAGACATGGTAAAGCAAGGATTACAGAAATTAAAACTACGAAAATAAAAAAATATTTAAATGAAGGAAATATTGTAGTAATAGCAGGGTTTCAAGGAATTAGTGAAACAACAGGGGAAATTACTACGCTTGGACGTGGTGGTTCTGATACTACTGCAGTAGCACTTGCAGTAGCACTTGGTGCAGAACGTTGTGATATTTATACAGATGTAGATGCTGTTTATACAACTGATCCTGATATTGTTAAAGATGCTTCCAGGCTAAAAATAATTTCTTATGAAGAAATGCTTGAGCTGGCAAGTCTTGGAGCACAGGTTTTGCACCCACGTTCTGTTGAAATTGCTAAAAACTATAATATGCCAATGCGAGTTAGGGGTAGCTTTAAATCTCAAGATGAAGGTACACTAGTACAAGGAGTAGCTACAATGGAGATTAACAATCCAGTGAGTGGAGTTGCATTAGATGAATCACAAGCAAGAGTAGCAATAATTGGTGTACCAGATAAACCAGGAATTGCAGCAAAAGTTTTTGAGTCTCTTGCTAAAAAAAATATTTCTGTTGATATGATTGTCCAATCTACAAGTCAGGACGGGGTAAATGAAATTGCATTTACTGTAGATAAAGATATGCTTGATGAAACAAAAAAAGCAGCACAAGCAATAGTTAAAGAAATTAATGCAAAAGATATGACTTGTGATGTAAACATTGCAAAGGTTTCAATTGTAGGAGCTGGAATGATTGGTCGTCCTGGTATTGCAGCAGCAATGTTTAAAGCACTTGCAGATTCTTCTATAAATATTCAAATGATTTCAACCAGTGAAATAAAAGTAAGTTGTGTAGTTGATGTAAAAGATGGTGAGAAAGCAGTTAAAGCTATTCATAAGGTTTTTGAATTAGACAAGGTAAATAAAGAAAAAGAGAAAGTTTAA
- a CDS encoding thermonuclease family protein — MLKVNNNIKKLFTLFLFLAFSFQLSAFSSSIFTNDCTKDTNQNIYKVKFVYDGDTIVLENNETIRLHGIDSFELEQNIYGKKAKDFLANLVLNKNVCIESDLQKIDPYKRTLGYVFIGGTHNLFLNEALLKNGFAILANFPPNLRYIFRLKKAQVYARQNMLGVWEKNNFILETPSQWRHKHPFKKK, encoded by the coding sequence GTGCTTAAAGTAAACAACAATATAAAAAAACTTTTTACACTATTTCTCTTTCTAGCTTTCAGCTTTCAGCTCTCAGCTTTCAGCTCATCAATATTTACAAATGATTGCACAAAAGACACTAATCAAAATATTTATAAAGTTAAATTTGTTTACGATGGAGACACCATAGTACTTGAAAACAATGAAACAATACGGCTACATGGAATAGATTCATTTGAGCTTGAACAAAACATTTATGGGAAAAAAGCAAAGGATTTTTTAGCAAACTTAGTACTAAATAAAAATGTTTGTATTGAAAGTGACTTGCAAAAAATAGATCCTTATAAAAGGACGTTAGGGTATGTGTTTATTGGAGGGACTCATAATTTATTCCTAAACGAAGCCCTATTAAAAAACGGCTTTGCAATTTTAGCTAACTTCCCGCCAAATCTAAGATACATCTTTAGACTAAAGAAGGCACAAGTTTATGCTAGACAAAATATGCTTGGAGTCTGGGAGAAGAATAATTTTATTTTAGAAACTCCAAGTCAGTGGAGGCATAAACATCCATTTAAGAAGAAGTAA